One Hordeum vulgare subsp. vulgare chromosome 4H, MorexV3_pseudomolecules_assembly, whole genome shotgun sequence DNA window includes the following coding sequences:
- the LOC123448350 gene encoding uncharacterized protein LOC123448350 gives MPAAVVANGRFHIPEEGFADETTGAGAPAATQSPGICASPWTYLRITHGQEVEPARAMSPTRPFFLLRCGPSPILPLSPLFSLSLSQSPCQGSHGALIVSPLLVPRLVPLELQGTRFAPYLVDSSIPYLEHVQLTSSASPRWRCLTLSLASLAVAFVFCV, from the coding sequence ATGCCCGCAGCCGTTGTAGCCAATGGACGCTTCCACATACCAGAAGAGGGCTTCGCCGATGAGACCACTGGAGCAGGAGCTCCCGCAGCCACGCAATCCCCAGGTATCTGCGCATCCCCATGGACATACCTTAGAATCACCCATGGACAAGAGGTCGAGCCTGCCAGAGCCATGTCGCCCACACGCCCCTTCTTCTTGCTTCGTTGTGGTCCCTCTCCCattcttcctctctctcccttattttctctctcactctctcaatCTCCATGCCAAGGCAGCCATGGCGCCCTCATAGTGTCCCCGTTGCTTGTGCCTCGCCTCGTCCCCttggagctccaaggcaccagATTCGCGCCGTATCTGGTGGATTCGTCCATCCCCTACCTCGAGCATGTGCAACTCACCTCGTCTGCCTCGCCTCGCTGGAGATGCCTCACACTGTCGTTAGCAAGCCTCGCCGTCGCGTTTGTCTTCTGCGTCTGA